In Helicobacter anatolicus, a single genomic region encodes these proteins:
- a CDS encoding F0F1 ATP synthase subunit C, protein MRFFLAMFLGMVGFAFADDASGTDMIKAFSVLAAVVGLGIAALGGAIGMGHTAAATISGTARNPGIGGKLFSTMFIALAMIEAQVIYTLVFAAIALYGNPFLG, encoded by the coding sequence ATGAGATTTTTTCTTGCTATGTTTTTAGGTATGGTTGGTTTTGCATTTGCAGATGATGCAAGTGGAACTGATATGATTAAGGCTTTTTCGGTATTGGCAGCAGTAGTAGGATTAGGGATTGCAGCATTAGGTGGCGCGATTGGTATGGGTCACACAGCAGCAGCTACAATTTCTGGAACAGCTAGAAATCCTGGAATTGGTGGGAAATTATTTTCTACAATGTTTATTGCACTTGCTATGATTGAAGCACAGGTGATTTATACTCTAGTATTCGCAGCAATTGCACTTTATGGAAATCCTTTCTTAGGATAA
- a CDS encoding pyridoxal phosphate-dependent aminotransferase, which translates to MKYSNKILNLAESATIAISTLAQNLKAQGKDILSFSTGEPDFDTPEKIKQAAIKALEEGFTKYTAVAGILDLRRAIAEKLFKENSLKYDPSEILVSNGAKQSLFNIFQALINEGDEVIIPAPYWVTYPELVTYSGGKNIFINTDETTQFKITPQMLKNALSAKTKILVLTTPSNPTGMVYNKEEIKALYEVIKDTNIWVVSDEMYEKLVFDEEFCSVASINEDMLQRTITVNGLSKSVAMTGWRIGYLASKNKELIKLMDNLQSQCTSNINSITQKASIVALNGSVDDDIEKMRLAFKERRDLACSLIDSIPSLSVMKPQGAFYLFINLKSLEIYRNNSMAFAKDLLEDQGVAIVPGVAFGMEGYVRLSFACSVEQIEKGMERIKNFIAKIK; encoded by the coding sequence ATGAAATATTCAAATAAAATACTTAATTTAGCAGAATCAGCAACAATTGCTATTAGTACATTGGCACAAAATTTAAAAGCACAAGGTAAGGATATTTTAAGTTTTTCAACAGGAGAGCCAGATTTTGATACTCCAGAAAAAATTAAACAAGCTGCAATAAAGGCTTTAGAAGAGGGATTTACAAAATATACAGCAGTTGCTGGAATTTTAGATTTAAGAAGAGCGATTGCAGAAAAATTATTTAAAGAAAATTCCCTAAAATACGATCCATCAGAGATTTTAGTGAGTAATGGTGCCAAGCAATCATTATTTAATATTTTTCAAGCCTTAATTAATGAAGGAGATGAAGTGATCATTCCTGCTCCTTATTGGGTGACCTATCCAGAATTAGTGACTTATAGTGGAGGTAAAAATATTTTTATTAATACAGATGAGACGACACAATTTAAAATTACTCCGCAAATGTTGAAAAATGCTTTGAGTGCCAAGACAAAAATATTGGTTCTTACAACCCCATCTAACCCTACAGGAATGGTATATAATAAAGAAGAAATTAAAGCATTATATGAGGTAATCAAAGATACAAATATTTGGGTTGTTAGTGATGAGATGTATGAAAAACTTGTATTTGATGAGGAATTTTGTTCAGTTGCGAGTATCAATGAAGATATGTTACAACGCACAATTACAGTGAATGGATTGTCAAAATCTGTGGCAATGACAGGATGGCGTATAGGATATTTGGCAAGTAAAAATAAAGAACTTATCAAATTAATGGATAATCTTCAGAGTCAATGTACATCAAATATTAATTCTATCACGCAAAAAGCTTCTATTGTGGCGTTAAATGGTAGTGTTGATGACGATATAGAAAAAATGCGTCTTGCTTTTAAGGAACGGAGAGATTTAGCATGTAGCCTAATTGATTCTATACCTAGTCTTAGCGTGATGAAACCTCAAGGAGCTTTTTATCTTTTTATTAATTTAAAATCTTTAGAAATTTATAGAAACAATTCCATGGCCTTTGCAAAAGATTTATTAGAAGATCAAGGGGTTGCAATTGTTCCAGGTGTAGCATTTGGAATGGAGGGGTATGTGCGTTTATCTTTTGCATGCTCTGTGGAGCAGATTGAAAAAGGGATGGAGAGAATCAAAAATTTTATCGCTAAAATAAAATAA
- a CDS encoding polyribonucleotide nucleotidyltransferase, whose protein sequence is MQEINVTLKDFQEKYQLNYVARQASGSVFYQNGGTVILASVAIDDKDVEGDFLPLSVQYIEKAYAVGKFPSGFVKREGKPGEFEVLTSRIIDRTLRPLFPKNYKRSTHISIFVLSYDKKSDLQVCALNAAANALLVSEVPFSIPVAATRIARINQKFIINPNIEELIQSKMDLYISGSFEDLLMIEMKGASTQEDGINEELLLEAIELARENNNKLCKQYQEKIQPYKKTMLLLSEEKGLFITEIYDFIQKNYHEKVKKILNQMSKSERNMQLDSLGVEIFENYKEEKSWELEQVQTTLNQYKKNIMRQQVLEKGIRADGRNTKEVRSISIETNILPYTHGSVLFTRGQTQSLVVATLGSENDAQGRDGLSLSMQKECFTFHYNFPGFSVGEASMIGSVGRRELGHGNLAKKALEDSIVDKTRVLRLVSEILESNGSSSMASVCGGSLAMCACGLENTGLIAGVAMGLIKEGEKYAILTDIMGLEDHDGDMDFKVAGNKDYITAMQMDIKLGGIELKILKEALYQAKEARMYILDIMEDAKRKIKINNSILPKIEVFKVPANKIIDIIGAGGKTIKEIIEKFNISIDLDREKNEVKIYSTNAVNASEAKNYILCLIGEQQIYQENEEIEGIVKKVVDFGIFVSLPRGGGDGLLHISKFTQNKSEKSSDYFKEGQSVKCRIIGFNKGKIDLDIIK, encoded by the coding sequence ATGCAAGAAATAAATGTTACTCTTAAAGACTTTCAAGAAAAGTATCAATTAAATTATGTGGCAAGACAAGCAAGTGGCTCTGTATTTTATCAGAATGGAGGCACGGTAATTTTAGCTAGTGTAGCAATTGATGACAAAGATGTGGAGGGAGATTTTTTACCTCTTAGTGTCCAGTATATTGAAAAAGCATATGCAGTAGGGAAGTTTCCTAGTGGTTTTGTCAAAAGAGAAGGAAAACCGGGGGAATTTGAGGTTTTAACTTCGCGTATTATTGATAGGACTTTGCGGCCACTTTTTCCCAAAAATTATAAAAGATCTACACATATTAGTATTTTTGTGTTGAGTTATGATAAAAAAAGTGATTTACAGGTTTGTGCTTTAAACGCTGCAGCAAATGCGCTTTTGGTTTCAGAAGTACCTTTTAGTATTCCTGTGGCTGCTACAAGGATTGCAAGAATTAATCAAAAATTTATTATAAATCCTAATATTGAAGAATTAATACAGTCTAAAATGGATTTATATATATCAGGAAGTTTTGAAGATTTATTGATGATTGAGATGAAGGGGGCAAGTACACAAGAAGATGGTATTAATGAGGAATTGCTTTTAGAGGCTATAGAGCTAGCTAGAGAAAATAATAATAAGCTTTGTAAACAATATCAAGAAAAGATTCAACCATACAAGAAAACCATGCTTCTACTTTCAGAAGAAAAAGGTTTATTTATTACAGAAATTTATGATTTTATACAAAAAAATTATCATGAAAAAGTAAAAAAAATTCTCAATCAAATGTCCAAGAGTGAGCGTAATATGCAGTTAGATTCTCTAGGAGTAGAGATTTTTGAAAATTATAAAGAAGAAAAATCTTGGGAATTAGAGCAGGTGCAAACTACGCTTAATCAATATAAAAAAAATATCATGCGTCAACAAGTTTTAGAGAAAGGAATCCGTGCAGATGGTAGAAATACTAAAGAGGTGCGATCTATTAGTATAGAAACTAATATTTTGCCATATACGCATGGGAGTGTACTTTTTACAAGAGGGCAAACTCAAAGTCTTGTTGTGGCGACATTGGGTAGTGAAAATGATGCACAAGGTAGAGATGGTTTAAGTCTTTCTATGCAAAAAGAGTGTTTTACATTCCATTATAATTTTCCAGGTTTTAGTGTTGGTGAAGCATCTATGATTGGTTCTGTAGGAAGACGCGAATTAGGACATGGAAATCTAGCAAAAAAAGCTCTTGAAGACAGTATTGTGGATAAAACAAGGGTCTTGCGTCTTGTATCAGAAATTTTGGAATCCAATGGTTCAAGCTCCATGGCTAGTGTATGCGGAGGGTCTTTGGCAATGTGTGCTTGCGGCTTAGAAAATACAGGACTTATTGCAGGTGTTGCAATGGGATTAATTAAAGAGGGGGAAAAATATGCAATTTTGACAGATATCATGGGATTAGAAGATCATGATGGAGATATGGATTTTAAAGTTGCAGGTAATAAAGATTATATTACTGCAATGCAGATGGATATTAAGTTGGGTGGTATAGAGTTAAAAATTCTTAAAGAGGCACTCTATCAAGCAAAAGAGGCTAGAATGTATATTTTGGATATTATGGAAGATGCAAAAAGAAAGATAAAAATTAATAATTCTATTTTGCCAAAAATTGAAGTTTTTAAAGTACCTGCAAATAAGATTATTGATATTATTGGTGCTGGTGGAAAAACTATTAAAGAAATTATTGAGAAATTTAACATTAGTATAGATTTGGATCGTGAAAAAAATGAGGTAAAAATCTATAGCACTAATGCTGTAAATGCTTCTGAAGCTAAAAATTATATTTTATGTCTTATTGGAGAGCAGCAAATTTATCAAGAAAATGAAGAAATAGAGGGGATAGTAAAAAAGGTTGTAGATTTTGGTATTTTTGTTTCTTTGCCACGAGGTGGAGGTGATGGATTGTTGCATATTAGTAAATTTACACAGAACAAAAGTGAAAAATCAAGTGATTATTTTAAAGAGGGGCAAAGTGTTAAATGTAGAATTATAGGATTTAACAAAGGAAAAATTGATTTAGATATAATAAAATAA
- a CDS encoding autotransporter outer membrane beta-barrel domain-containing protein, with translation MKKSLCLVFISLFFSPLFSATNKTVTQIQEKYDADTTLNIQINLDNTPNGAGGFYGCNSDQSDCYTGAIFSTYNTLTLNNNANLTVNLTTTGNYGSWAAVFFRGEGGKTYEIKGGSFRLNLLSLPNPHSASPVEGVFLTRRRHSDLPAIFKFNTDIYVDATENFYITRGIFNVNDGDGGYYFNQNTFIDVSKMQKSLGWHGSGVGYRSITSISGNGVFYINYNPDTKTTYNPNNIIQLKGDIAVELASTTKSEAIIHLTNPMSFFQGRFSLQGQANAELLLDKGGKWFLTANSAIRTLVANNNANDIKNQYGNIEKIAVVDFTTIADDGENSRLTSDADFKKRELKIQRELKGNSGVFRLMADVPKAMVDKVSTEKLSGNHYIQLYQKGSRLSFDVAGKNMIVAHANEVQGDFIGLETITGIYNYIPTLAKIPGQGGGTDWVLAQIDYVPNQTAKTLFNIFSIPYRIFKLEADSINNRINDLLFPPMNFGAWFKVYGGGIYQKNDFDKKETTQNLFYSLQGGFDYGANIQDMRYFFGGSFDFLELFGSDKGYTGSTKAYGFGFYGGFIKNDDLFIDGKIKYILGHSTNSLIQAKTPFDFYANIFLVNLRIGYSFYPFRNARNKTIQKCKKGGDGKLFCRNDISVGYVRDSRFYIQPFISLTPGIISNARLDFLDKTTNYTVKSALDASPALITKIGVLGVKRYDYGNFSVKANTQITYSYDLNTGGKIMLIDDANIPLFNNDKKGQHHLGLGLGAEVLLFYDSLRFFADFKTEFFGKINTYWLLSTGLRYKFGQIIKKPKGRYSVRPKEVQRKRNTKQVFQPYDPNLEKNPQRRSFKNRNHFKEVNRGAIR, from the coding sequence TTGAAAAAAAGCCTGTGTCTTGTTTTCATATCATTGTTCTTTTCTCCACTTTTTTCTGCTACAAATAAAACCGTCACACAAATACAAGAAAAATACGATGCTGATACTACACTAAATATACAGATAAACCTTGATAATACCCCAAATGGGGCAGGTGGCTTTTATGGCTGTAATTCCGATCAAAGCGACTGCTACACAGGAGCAATTTTTAGTACATATAATACTCTTACTCTAAATAATAATGCCAATCTTACAGTAAATCTTACTACCACTGGGAATTATGGGAGTTGGGCGGCAGTATTTTTCCGAGGCGAGGGAGGAAAAACTTATGAAATTAAAGGTGGAAGTTTTAGACTAAACCTCCTCTCTCTACCAAATCCTCACTCAGCTTCACCTGTAGAAGGAGTATTTCTCACAAGACGCAGACATTCAGATCTACCTGCTATTTTTAAATTTAACACAGATATTTATGTAGATGCCACAGAAAATTTTTATATCACACGAGGAATTTTTAATGTTAATGATGGAGATGGAGGATATTATTTTAATCAAAACACCTTTATTGATGTCTCAAAAATGCAAAAATCTCTAGGATGGCATGGCTCTGGTGTAGGATATCGTAGCATTACAAGTATTAGTGGAAATGGTGTTTTTTATATTAACTACAATCCCGATACAAAAACCACCTACAATCCCAATAATATTATTCAACTCAAAGGAGATATTGCTGTAGAGTTAGCATCTACAACAAAAAGTGAAGCCATTATCCATCTAACCAATCCTATGAGTTTTTTCCAAGGGAGATTCTCTTTACAAGGGCAAGCAAATGCGGAACTATTACTTGATAAGGGAGGAAAATGGTTTTTAACTGCTAATTCTGCGATACGGACTCTTGTAGCAAATAACAATGCCAATGATATAAAAAATCAATATGGAAATATCGAAAAAATTGCTGTCGTAGATTTTACTACAATTGCTGATGATGGAGAAAATTCTAGGCTTACTAGCGATGCGGATTTCAAAAAGCGTGAATTAAAAATCCAAAGAGAACTAAAAGGAAATTCTGGGGTATTTCGCTTGATGGCAGATGTCCCAAAAGCAATGGTTGATAAAGTAAGCACAGAAAAACTTTCAGGCAATCACTATATACAACTCTATCAAAAAGGTTCACGACTTAGCTTTGATGTAGCAGGAAAAAATATGATAGTAGCCCATGCAAATGAAGTACAGGGGGATTTTATTGGGCTTGAAACCATCACGGGAATCTATAACTATATCCCCACACTAGCAAAAATCCCAGGGCAAGGTGGAGGGACTGACTGGGTATTAGCACAAATTGATTATGTTCCCAATCAAACTGCAAAAACACTTTTTAATATTTTCTCCATACCTTATAGAATCTTCAAGCTTGAAGCAGATAGTATTAATAATCGCATCAATGATCTTCTTTTTCCTCCTATGAATTTTGGTGCATGGTTTAAAGTATATGGTGGTGGAATCTATCAAAAAAATGATTTTGACAAAAAAGAAACAACACAAAATCTTTTTTATAGCCTACAAGGTGGATTTGACTATGGAGCAAATATCCAGGATATGCGATATTTTTTTGGAGGAAGTTTTGACTTTTTAGAGCTTTTTGGAAGTGATAAAGGTTATACAGGATCTACAAAAGCTTATGGTTTTGGATTTTATGGGGGATTTATTAAAAATGATGATTTATTTATAGATGGAAAAATTAAATACATTTTAGGTCACTCAACAAATAGTCTCATTCAAGCAAAGACACCTTTTGATTTTTATGCTAATATTTTCTTAGTAAATTTAAGAATTGGCTATAGTTTTTATCCTTTTAGAAATGCGCGTAATAAAACAATTCAAAAATGCAAAAAAGGTGGAGATGGGAAACTTTTTTGCCGTAATGATATTTCTGTAGGCTATGTAAGGGATAGTCGCTTTTATATTCAGCCATTTATCTCATTAACCCCTGGAATCATATCCAACGCAAGATTAGATTTTTTAGACAAAACAACAAATTACACTGTAAAATCTGCTCTTGATGCCTCTCCTGCACTTATTACAAAAATTGGCGTACTCGGGGTAAAACGCTATGATTATGGAAATTTTTCTGTTAAAGCAAATACGCAAATTACTTATTCTTATGATTTAAATACAGGAGGAAAAATTATGCTAATTGATGATGCAAATATTCCTCTTTTTAATAACGATAAGAAAGGACAACATCATTTAGGGCTAGGGCTTGGTGCAGAGGTTTTACTCTTTTATGATAGCTTGCGATTTTTTGCAGATTTTAAAACAGAATTTTTTGGAAAAATCAATACCTACTGGCTCTTATCTACGGGTTTACGATATAAATTTGGACAAATTATCAAAAAACCAAAAGGTAGATATAGCGTAAGGCCAAAAGAGGTTCAAAGAAAAAGAAACACTAAACAAGTGTTTCAACCCTATGATCCAAACCTAGAAAAAAACCCACAAAGACGCTCTTTTAAAAATAGAAATCACTTCAAAGAAGTAAATAGGGGCGCTATACGCTAA